The proteins below are encoded in one region of Ostrea edulis chromosome 3, xbOstEdul1.1, whole genome shotgun sequence:
- the LOC125673050 gene encoding uncharacterized protein LOC125673050 isoform X1, which produces MGSESAMLVCCFCCLVLPSVVLQTCGFFSPFWIKHNSTTDCFLGVVYNKDCPDDTKGLGSAVLGLQATAFTIIALTTVISICFICCNNDDEDDDDDVGCCAKFGVCLICLYPVAGIIGFAGCMVVVADYGDHDKGWSFYLCLVASCYVILEMIFCCCVLCKAAKEDNSDTEGGQGNAGYVGDEVQHYGTRYDGQSVTSPSGGGMIVGQIMEHQQVALTGTGSLIVRKLQIARVFRIS; this is translated from the exons ATGGGTTCTGAATCGGCAATGTTGGTCTGTTGTTTCTGTTGTCTTGTGCTGCCTAGTGTTGTTTTGCAGACATGTGGATTTTTCTCACCATTCTGGATCAAACACAACTCAACAACAGATTGTTTTCTAGGAGTTGTATACAACAAAGACTGCCCGGACGATACCAAAG GTCTTGGTTCAGCTGTCCTCGGACTACAGGCTACGGCGTTTACTATCATTGCCCTAACAACAGTAATCTCCATCTGTTTCATCTGCTGTAACAACGATGATGAGGACGATGACGATGATGTTGGGTGTTGTGCAAAATTTGGCGTCTGTTTGATATGCCTATATCCTGTCGCAG GTATTATTGGATTCGCCGGCTGTATGGTGGTAGTCGCTGATTATGGAGACCATGATAAAGGCTGGTCTTTCTATCTTTGTTTGGTGGCGTCTTGTTACGTTATCCTTGAG ATGATTTTCTGCTGCTGTGTTTTATGTAAGGCAGCAAAGGAAGATAACAGCGACACGGAGGGTGGACAAGGGAATGCTGGCTATGTTGGAGATGAGGTCCAGCATTACGGAACCAGATATGATGGGCAGTCTGTAACTTCTCCCAGTGGTGGAGGAATGATAGTGGGTCAGATTATGGAACACCAACAGGTGGCTCTTACTGGGACTGGGTCACTCATAGTGAGGAAGCTGCAGATTGCAAGAGTGTTCCGCATCAGCTGA
- the LOC125673052 gene encoding uncharacterized protein LOC125673052 isoform X2, whose amino-acid sequence MELRYSKRFMDEENVPLTVFMRNNVQGIAPDERIDVIDAAIKRYFTSKKEANNRHNKNKEELNKKRQATYERKKEKLKRRLVAVEKTGWSEEKKNKVRTFFQLPNAHKYMSSDEEGDDGFVSHPYSWESEELQKIKGSLDKKYLETCPPRSKRLLSKKVAGL is encoded by the exons ATGGAACTACGGTACAGCAAAAG ATTCATGGATGAAGAAAATGTACCACTGACAGTATTTATGAGGAACAATGTACAAGGGATTGCGCCAGATGAAAGAATTGACGTCATAGATG CTGccattaaaagatattttacatcCAAAAAGGAGGCCAACAATAGGCACAATAAGAATAAAGAAGAGTTAAATAAAAAGAGGCAAGCAACatatgaaagaaagaaagag AAATTGAAGAGGAGACTTGTTGCGGTAGAGAAGACGGGATGGTCCGAGGAGAAGAAAAATAAAGTTAGAACATTTTTCCAGCTACCAAATGCTCACAAATATATGAGCAGTGATGAGGAGGGAGATGATGGTTTTGTGTCCCATCCATATTCCTGGGAGAGTGAGGAATTACAGAAAATTAAAGGAAGTCTggacaaaaaatatttagagacaTGTCCTCCACGTAGCAAGAGGTTATTGTCCAAAAAAGTAGCGGGTCTCTAA
- the LOC125673052 gene encoding uncharacterized protein LOC125673052 isoform X1, whose protein sequence is MECSEGLLFKWSTDGFEMELRYSKRFMDEENVPLTVFMRNNVQGIAPDERIDVIDAAIKRYFTSKKEANNRHNKNKEELNKKRQATYERKKEKLKRRLVAVEKTGWSEEKKNKVRTFFQLPNAHKYMSSDEEGDDGFVSHPYSWESEELQKIKGSLDKKYLETCPPRSKRLLSKKVAGL, encoded by the exons ATGGA GTGCAGTGAAGGACTCTTATTTAAATGGTCAACAGACGGATTTGAAATGGAACTACGGTACAGCAAAAG ATTCATGGATGAAGAAAATGTACCACTGACAGTATTTATGAGGAACAATGTACAAGGGATTGCGCCAGATGAAAGAATTGACGTCATAGATG CTGccattaaaagatattttacatcCAAAAAGGAGGCCAACAATAGGCACAATAAGAATAAAGAAGAGTTAAATAAAAAGAGGCAAGCAACatatgaaagaaagaaagag AAATTGAAGAGGAGACTTGTTGCGGTAGAGAAGACGGGATGGTCCGAGGAGAAGAAAAATAAAGTTAGAACATTTTTCCAGCTACCAAATGCTCACAAATATATGAGCAGTGATGAGGAGGGAGATGATGGTTTTGTGTCCCATCCATATTCCTGGGAGAGTGAGGAATTACAGAAAATTAAAGGAAGTCTggacaaaaaatatttagagacaTGTCCTCCACGTAGCAAGAGGTTATTGTCCAAAAAAGTAGCGGGTCTCTAA
- the LOC125673050 gene encoding uncharacterized protein LOC125673050 isoform X2: MWIFLTILDQTQLNNRLFSRSCIQQRLPGRYQRLCLGSAVLGLQATAFTIIALTTVISICFICCNNDDEDDDDDVGCCAKFGVCLICLYPVAGIIGFAGCMVVVADYGDHDKGWSFYLCLVASCYVILEMIFCCCVLCKAAKEDNSDTEGGQGNAGYVGDEVQHYGTRYDGQSVTSPSGGGMIVGQIMEHQQVALTGTGSLIVRKLQIARVFRIS, encoded by the exons ATGTGGATTTTTCTCACCATTCTGGATCAAACACAACTCAACAACAGATTGTTTTCTAGGAGTTGTATACAACAAAGACTGCCCGGACGATACCAAAGGTTGT GTCTTGGTTCAGCTGTCCTCGGACTACAGGCTACGGCGTTTACTATCATTGCCCTAACAACAGTAATCTCCATCTGTTTCATCTGCTGTAACAACGATGATGAGGACGATGACGATGATGTTGGGTGTTGTGCAAAATTTGGCGTCTGTTTGATATGCCTATATCCTGTCGCAG GTATTATTGGATTCGCCGGCTGTATGGTGGTAGTCGCTGATTATGGAGACCATGATAAAGGCTGGTCTTTCTATCTTTGTTTGGTGGCGTCTTGTTACGTTATCCTTGAG ATGATTTTCTGCTGCTGTGTTTTATGTAAGGCAGCAAAGGAAGATAACAGCGACACGGAGGGTGGACAAGGGAATGCTGGCTATGTTGGAGATGAGGTCCAGCATTACGGAACCAGATATGATGGGCAGTCTGTAACTTCTCCCAGTGGTGGAGGAATGATAGTGGGTCAGATTATGGAACACCAACAGGTGGCTCTTACTGGGACTGGGTCACTCATAGTGAGGAAGCTGCAGATTGCAAGAGTGTTCCGCATCAGCTGA
- the LOC130053027 gene encoding uncharacterized protein LOC130053027 gives MQGHPRIKGPRSVHDRIAIVGAGPAGLHMAYELKRRGFHNIVIFESRHEVGGKTTSRLYRNVWHDLGTINLAVTYDKTVALVEKFNAGFDIIPNPPSSIWSNRQEFNSAFEAFSVSLPKLLEASERYIALHKCFFGTYDGELMPRPSPDILYRVRGTIDDFLVRYNLTDLRPLFFIGFVVNAYGSLNETSALYALTFVPPAVVRSFLRPDRGLYRLRGGWQNLCREISRRINVEIRFNVNIKHIHRENGIRILFQEKHFPSLHVDNFDFLILSPSMNSLFGIMDFNPRELAIFTHLRNLYFLKSIVNSISPGRRALYPCEVFLYDLQREQYSVYVYINLHQVENNVTGLDYQQGRRENTDRDGSTYETSVYHQFGKANPWKRDVNSDIQRNLFQHLKDFNKGNPELVEQVTWSYYFPNFPPEAITEGALWDVLDMQGMYNTWYIGSSVSFESIESVFEYNHLLMKLFF, from the exons ATGCAAGGACATCCCAGGATAAAAGGTCCACGCTCTGTACATGATCGCATCGCTATTGTTGGAGCTGGCCCCGCAGGACTACACATGGCGTACGAGCTCAAG AGGCGTGGTTTCCATAACATTGTAATCTTTGAAAGTCGACATGAGGTAGGCGGGAAAACAACATCGAGACTCTACAGGAACGTGTGGCATGACCTCGGAACAATCAACTTAGCAGTCACCTATGATAAGACAGTAGCTCTAGTGGAAAAATTCAACGCAGGATTCGACATCATACCTAATCCTCCAAGTTCCATTTGGAGCAATAGACA AGAGTTTAATTCCGCCTTTGAAGCTTTCTCAGTGTCGCTACCGAAGTTATTAGAGGCATCTGAGCGATATATTGCTTTACATAAATGTTTCTTTGGCACCTATGATGGAGAACTGATGCCTCGACCATCTCCAGATATTCTATACAGG GTCCGTGGTACCATTGATGATTTTCTCGTAAGATACAACCTCACAGACCTACGACCGTTATTTTTCATTGGTTTTGTAGTGAATGCGTACGGTTCCCTGAATGAGACATCGGCGCTGTATGCATTAACATTTGTACCCCCAGCAGTGGTTCGGTCCTTTCTAAGGCCTGACAGGGGACTTTACCGTCTCCGCGGTGGCTGGCAAAATCTATGTCGTGAAATATCTAGACGAATAAACGTCGAAATTAGATTCAATGTGAATATAAAACACATTCACAGAGAAAACGGAATTCGAATATTGTTCCAAGAAAAACATTTCCCTTCACTGCATGTggataattttgattttcttattcTTTCTCCATCAATGAATTCCTTATTCGGTATTATGGATTTCAATCCACGTGAATTAGCAATATTTACACACTTGcgaaatttatatttcttgaAGTCGATTGTTAATTCCATCAGTCCTGGCAGAAGAGCTCTTTACCCATGCGAAGTGTTTCTATATGATTTACAACGTGAGCAATACtctgtttatgtatatatcaatCTGCATCAAGTCGAAAATAATGTGACTGGCCTTGACTATCAGCAAGGGCGACGGGAAAACACCGATAGAGATGGCAGTACGTATGAAACAAGTGTATATCATCAGTTTGGGAAAGCTAATCCTTGGAAGAGAGACGTAAATTCTGACATTCAAAGAAATCTTTTTCAACATCTAAAAGATTTCAACAAAGGCAATCCGGAATTAGTCGAGCAAGTGACGTGGTCATATTACTTTCCAAATTTCCCACCGGAAGCTATAACTGAGGGTGCATTGTGGGATGTTTTAGATATGCAAGGAATGTATAACACATGGTACATAGGATCATCTGTATCTTTTGAGTCAATAGAAAGTGTCTTTGAGTATAATCATTTATTGATGAAACTGTTTTTCTGA